From the genome of Anopheles funestus chromosome 2RL, idAnoFuneDA-416_04, whole genome shotgun sequence:
ACCCAAACCGTgtacagaaaataatttaaaagaaaaagtaaggttcaTGTGGGATATGAATCGTGTCAAGTGCGGCGTGTTTATTTCAAAGTTAGACaatacttaaaatattttttttagatttttcttACATCCGCTTTTACAGTAAAAGAAGCGCGGAGAACCCGTTTGTCTTAATCTTAGTATTGGTAGTCTTAATACCTTTGTACACCGAACAACCATGATCGTAAGCATAATACCGATAAAAAACGATATAGTTGTAGCATACACAGCGCATTCTTGCGGAAATACAATTGTTTGCATTCTACTCCACCGAAACGATGCTCAATAACTGTTTCCATTCCTTTAGTTATCGATTATACGCGAATAAACATTCATCCATCACACCTCTTGAAACACAATACAAATACTGCGTAGAATCGGCTAAAATATAGACGAAGCGATTATTTCAGTGACAATCACGAttcaatttccttcttggCGGATGGAAGCGTCCGGATCGGGCTCCAATCTTTAGTGCAGTCATTCGAGCCTTGGCTGACGAGTTGCAGATTAGAAGTGTCTTGATTTGACTTCCAAGGTCAGAAAACAACAGGTTGTTATGTTGCATCAAGAACGTATCGATCttgtacacatttttttccctttgagGATATTTAATACTGTTCCCCTATTTGCATCGCATTCGTTGTGATGTCTACCgtctgcaaaacaaaagcgtaACTTTGGTGAATAGCTTTGTTTTGTCCCTAGAGTCGATAAGCTTCAGTTTCTCGCACTTTAAAACGTTAACAAAAGTAACGGTTCTTGTGAGGTccaattttcattcataatAAACATACACTAATTTCATGGTCtaatattttatacaattcTTTAAATATGTATCTTCATAAGCGATTGAAATGAAACATCTAAATAGCTTtcattgtgctttttttaggaaaagctTAAATTTCACTTACTTTAACGATCCATCATTATCGGGGCAATCGTTTGATAAATAGCGCTCCAAATGAACTTCCGGCCCAGTCCGTTTTTCATTTATACAAAATATCAAGTATATTACAAACATTCACCCAAAACATCATGCCGCCCACAATACACCCAAAGCAAAGTACGGTCCTAGAATGTTTGAGAAAAGGTTTGCAACCACTGCCCTTCGGATCATAGGTTTTTGCGCAACCCTTCACAAATATGGggaaagaatacaaaaaaaatgctacccTCTTTCTAGTAGTGTGAGTaagtatgtgtgagtgtgtgtgtgtgtggaaagccACAAAACGGGACgataaaaatcatttcttaTGCTGATGGAGCCGTTCGAATGGATGAGAATATACAACCGACATCATTTGTTCCGATGCCCGGTCCGGATAGAGAAGAAGCGCATAAAGTAGTTCGGTCAACTGTCTGCTTGATGTATTACTGAGAAGCATTTCAGTTGAGTCGCCTTGGCAGAATTCTTCCTAAAACtgaaaaaatgataaactttttaacaattttttttacacttagGACAACATTTAACCAGTGTTTTACCAGTCCTGAAATCATCTCTTGCCTAATTTAACGAATCTTTTTCAAACTTAAAGTACATTTAACGCCCGCGTGTCTCGGTAGACTCATTCTTTATGCTTCTTGGTGTATGGTGTTAAAAATGCCTTTAAAAAACAAAGCGTTTTTTAACAAAGTGTCCTATAATGTATGACATCTTTTCGCTCTTTTCGTCAAATATTCTGGAACAACTCAGTTCAATAGTTTGCGCACAAATATCatgttattataaattatatgTTGCCTTATTCACATCCATTGGAGTATAGCgtataatatttcaaatgttaTCTGTAATGCTAAATATCTATTGAATCCTAATATTGTTCGCATATCCCAGTTTTGCTGTCATTGTAATCTTTTCATTTACGTTTCATTTAAGTCGTTCCTAAGTCTACTCATAACGCTACATACCTTTTCAATCGTTTTTATAATGTCATTAATAttagtttcaatttcaatttcaatttgttgTGAATGGTCACTGCAAGATATTTAGTAATTTCagtcttttctatttttctctATCTATTTCAATATACAATTACGTCGAAAGATCACCAACactttggtattttttgtgtttagttGAAGTTTCTTAAAATTCAACTATTTACTTAGTGTCCTTCAACAATTTACTTAGTGTCCTTAGTGTACATCAGGAAGTTGCGATTctaagaaatatttcaactgaTAAACACTGACAAACATATGTACTACCTTTAAGATATCCTGACGCAGCAATTAACAAGTGCTTAAGCATTTGTTGACCTACTAATGAACATGAATAAGCTTTTCTTCCATAGAAAGACACTTCATTGCGTCCTTGGGTGAACCTGCGCAAATAGTTGCAGCTATTGTCAGCACCATTGTCCTGCTAGCGAAACCCACATAAGACAGGTTCttgttttgcacaaaactaggtgagtgttattaaattaaGCTGACAGCCGAGTCTTCACGAATGGTCCCCCACCGCTGTTTCATTGGAAGTGACAAAAAGTATGGTACAAACGCATAATAGCTATCTAGATTCAAGGATCTAGTGTAGAGCTACTCTGTGGCGGCAGACAAACGGAGCACATCATTCCGGTGCCGTCAACACGTGCTATTTGTCCTTTGTGACCAAACCACCAATCACCCTCTATCGaaaatgactcttttcaaaacTTCTTAACCACCGACGGTGGACATCGGGGGTGCCAGAGTTGTACGTAGCTGGTGGCCCGATGGTGACAGGAACCTCAACAAAATGGCTGACACAAGCTCGCCGGAAATATTAATCGTCATCTCCTTCCTCAATGACAACAGGGTCGGTTTCTTTATTGCTGTGAATATGTCATTGTTGCTACCGCAGAAGCCATTATTCGTTTCCGGTGTCCTAAATTTCTGCAGCACGAATGAAAAGGTCATTCGGTGGCATATGGAGCATACCGAGATGCATAAGATATGTGTATAAAGAAAGTGTTTCTCTTGGAAAGAATTTGACAATATGTTCGaacatttatttcaacatGCATTTTTATTCCACATTTTCCCCAATGTCTTGGTATATGTTAATTGACCATTAATTGTGTTTAAGTTATCATACAATGCATATGTTAACCAATATTTAATAGCAGTGAAAATtacgtgtttttttcatttcattgttcTCTCCACCATTATCGCACCTTCCGAATGGTGAAACACCTCGCATCGTCATTCCTACTATGGCTGAAGTCAATGGGGACCTTCGGTTCGGTTTCCCCATCCCGAGACATAATTTATGACACTTGCACCGTACCAAATAAATGGATGTTCGGTGTGCATAATGACGACAGCGAGGGTATTATATCTTTGCCACTCACCATGGATGTATGAGATCCATGGTTTCCGCAAAACAATCACAACGCAATGCAAATGCGGGTAGtaaaagagagataaaaataaagtaaaccaGTGCGATAAAGCTAGCGGTTGGTGATAGTACGAGCATGCCGAAAGAAAGcgaaatttcatttcacccCTATCGCGGTGACGTTGCGCGCATAACGCTAAAGCCAATAAACCGGGCAACGCTAATAAAAGTATTGCTTGATATGGTGATAATATACAGCCGAACGTGACAATTGAATTTCTCCATTTCGATTTCCCATTCCCAAAACCCATCCAAACCCATTATTTTGCAGAACAGTCGCGTAAACGGTGGGTGGAATCAGTTTAATCGAAATCAAAGTGATAATACCCATGAACTGAAGGACGATAAGTTCGGCACCACAATTTCAATCGAACCGCAAAATGGAATGGGAAGCATCGTACTACTACGCTCACCGTAGGGCACATTAGCTATCTTGCTGTCTAGATTTGTGCTGCTTTGTTTGCGGTTGGAAAAAATGAAGCCATCAAAGACAACTTTTCACTTCATCAGTTCATCACCAGCACACCAGCAACGGACAATGCGAAATGCAAGTTGACGTTAATCACCGTCGTACAAAAGAGATGACGTCATTCAAACAGTGAAAGCTTTCGTAAAGCTTCGCCCGCTTCCAGGAAGGCAAACGTATGAAAGCTTTTGATGATGGAGCTAGCAAAATGGTGCTGGGGTGACGGGAACTGGAGCGTGTGGAATTTGAGGATGAGTTGGTTGATTGAAATTTTGTGACGTACATAGGACGCACTTGTTCGTTGGTGCCATTTATTGCGTGGGTAGACACTGAATGGTGTAAGTTGCTTAGCTGCTGTCGGTACATCaatctattttccttttttttggaataaatttgtttatacCGTAAAGCTGACTCCGCCTTCTCGATTCTCTCCTAATTCAGGACAGAACAGGGAGGAACTATACATTGATTATGGTTCCTTTCTAGCATGTTTGAGTAAAGCTTTCGTTCAAAGAGATTTTAAactaataatataataatccGACTTATTCCAGGCGATGGtatttttgtagaaaaaatgggaaaacatttttaacaatttcattccttttttggtATATTAATGGCCATTACGGGATGGGTTTCTTACCACACTTAAGATAGGTTTCTTGGGATcttaaacacacaaaccaacCCATTTTTAAGTTTCGTTGAACTCCCGTCCAACAATCCCGCACAACGTTTCAGCTTATTTTGCATGCAATCGACAGCGTATAACCCAGATCgcataacaaataacaaaaaccaaaccaaaacaagcTTTATTTTCCATCTGCCATCACAAACACATTTGTATGCATCATCAGTCAAACACCGTTGGACAGCTAACCCGTTCGCGCACAAAACTTTCCAGCTTCTGCTCCAGCATGCGATTTGCAATGACCCACATTTTCAAGGTGGCACCAATTAAAGGGCAAGGTGGTAAACGGGCGGGACAAAAGAGAATGTTTGATCGGACTGAGCAGCACCCCGCCAAAGGGTGAGATCTTACGGAGGTCTCGCACAAATACGAAGAAAGCGCGAAGGAATCTCCCCCGAGCATTCCGAAAACCTATCTGCTTTGGTTTTCATTCGGGCCTAACTGACGTGCGTTGACCCCAAGATCACAGTAAGACGTGTACTGCCAACTCTCTTTTCAGCAAAGTGAGTGCAGAAATGTACAGTCGGGTACAAAATTAATCAAGTCTTTTTCGATCGGAATTTatagttattttgttttgtattatgagcggcagcaaaaaaatactttatgaAACTTTCTTACATATATTTACCTATATTTATATAGTTGGAACAATGTGCGACATGTTTATAATTGGGATTTACAAGGAATCTGGAGTGAGAATGAAtgtgtttcttatttttttttattcagatagaacggcctggccgtattgataatGTGTTTCTTATGAGTCAGTTAATTTTAATCTCCACAAAGAGTTATTATACTCTTAcagaaagaaatttaaataacgaataattaaaaaaaaatcatgaaagaGTTATTACACTCATGAATGCGTCATTTGACTCTTGAAAGAGTCATGGCTCTTTCTGGCGACGATAACtcgaaaaaatgatttatttagattcttttattatatatttgaaTTCCATTACCTACTCCCGCCTTAATAAAACAggtttatataaaaattattcacaGAAGCGGTTGAAGCATTAACCCATTTATGCGAGTCACTCAATAGGAGTTAACTCACCTTAATGAGTTATTATTTCCATCTCTTGTTTATATATGACCTTGTCCTGCGTCTCACAGCATCCTATAGAGTGTACAGCTTATTTGTTCTTTAGTATAATTTTTGTCTCAATTACAATGTGCCAGGAGAAAAGCATaatcaaagaaataattaataataaaaaatataaatcatgtgaataataaattttcgtACAACATTCCCTTATCGCCCCTCAAGCCATATGAAAGATTTCACAAAACGTACTGTAGTGTTAACCTGTTACTGCTTTTACTTCTGTACGCATGGGTGGTGGACTGTCAGAAAGAATTCTCACCACACACGGCTACTCTCTCACCATTCATCGCTGTATTGAAGGATATGTTTCATTGTGAAATGATGTGTACCAGTTCCAGTTAACGGTTACCAATGTCGAGCTAAAGCCTGGCTTGGGGTTCACTTTTACCATCTTTCCAATACAGTAAAACTTGTCTCTCAAGGGCATCGGGGGTTGCCCGGCAACAGCAACGCCTTCCAAAATGCAACGAGATTCCCAAATAGCACATCGGCCAGGTCTTGTGCACCTCACAGTGTTGCGCCAAAACCAGTTGAATGCTCTCCGGTGTAGGGTCaagcaacgttttttttttggatttttgcaAGTGAATGTCCATCGAGTAGAACAGgtgatttttgttgtcttgATGTATCACTACATACGCAACGAACGGAAttcacacatatacacacttACGGTAAAGCATATACACACTCAAACAAAGTAAGAGAAGCTGTCGAATTTTAATATAGGTTTAGGTGTGAAATTAAAAGACTTGACTTTCCGaaagcaagcgacgaacccgatcGAAATTTTTGAACTAATTCTTTCACTACGCAGCATTTTGTCGACTAATCGCTATGCAAAATCTCTTTGCCGCACGGCTTCACAgttagcttttgttttgtgttggtgaGCTGGGGCTCGCACCAGCCTCCAAACGCCAGAGATGAAAGGCACACAGAATCAGGCAAACGCTTTTCTAAGCCCTTCCCGTCACCGATCACCCATGATCTGCACCGGGACTCACCTGCAGCACCTCGCGCACCTAACATGTACCGCTAGTGTTTGTGCTGCCACAGTACCGCAGCAAACGCGAAGAATGCGCACATGCCGGGGCTCGATCTTCTCGTGAAAGGTCGATCTTTCCAAATGCTCTCGCTCGTGTATGAGTGTATGAGTAGGGCGCGCATACGCGCATTTAACCATTTATTCAGTTATTTTCTATGCGTTGTTCTTCATTCGTTCtgatttttcgttttcctaTTCTTCTGTCTCTTTTATCTCTTCTTCGTCTCCATCAGCTGTGGGTTTTCTGTTTAATGCCTCTGCGTTCCTCTCGATCATGAGGCCGTTGTTTATTCGTAAATATTCGTCAACGGGTGCCAAACCGAACGGCGCAAACCCCGGGAACTTCTCGTCGTTCGGATACACGGTTCGAAAATTCATCGCGTGCGGGCCGCGTGTGCAGGTTGTGTATAGTGTACGGAACCGGGATCGTGTGCCTGGTCGCGGGTTGCATAAGACTTTACAGTCTCTGCTGGGTCGGTTGCAGGTTTCCGGTCAAAAGTATCGTTCCCGATCGCGTTCGTTGCGCTGCAAGCGTACTCGCACTAtgtgtttgtgaaaaaaatccaGTGTCGAATGTAGCAAGTGTAACGTGCAGTTGCATTGAGTTTTTTCCAACTATACGTAAAACACTCCCTTTTACTGCAACATGTCGTCGAACCCGTGCAAACACGGCGACCGAGAGAAGGATCAGAATAATAATTTCGTTAACTCGACCGCCCACGGTGGGGCGGGAATTGATCGCGAGGCACGGGCTCGCCGTATTGCGTCCCGAACGGCAAGAGATGATCTTCATCAGCAAATGTTGCGAGGTGCTCGAACTCAGCAACACTACCAcagccagcagcaccagcagcaacaatcaGGTGGCAGTCCGCGCGGTGACAAAGACGTGGCAGCGAGTGCGGGATGTCACGGTGGGGGATCACAAGTGACCGCTAAAGTTATGTGGGGCAATGTCAGTGCCATCAAGGAGCTTCGTGAACAGGAGCAAAACGAACGACAACTCGGAACTCGCACAGCAGGACGTCGACAGTGAGCGTGTCCTGTGTGGTACGCACCAAAACGCATTGTGAGTGTGTGCacgcaattgttttttttttatcattcttaTGTTTTCATGAACAATATCGTCCGATAAGAACATTTAGCTCGTATGGTTTGAGTCTTTAACTTCCTAAATGCTTCTGGTTCCATCACGTCGTGCTGTGAATAGctaattttacaatttaaaacaaacgacTTCCATTCGATTGCTCTCTGGAATTAGATGCACGGAAGGCAGCACAAACGCTAATTCCATCTGCTCAGTGTGATATATTGGATACGTGTATTAGATATATACAAAGAAAAGGTTCAAGTCTAAATGGACATCGTATGCGCTGTAACTTTGTACTGCCAGAAGCAAGAAGTGGATCGAGAACGGATCGTGCAGTTGATCAACGTCGAACATGCAGTGGAAAATCATCGTGAGCATCGCGTACCTTCATTCCAATCGTGCGCAGGTGAGTTTATTCACCATCCAATACCTTTCTTCAACGTGCTCTACTCACACTAACATACCGTACCCCATTGGGCGTTTAATCGGAGTTCAGCGCCAGGGAAAAGATGAGAGCATCTTACGTGTGGTTAAATGTAGGTCAACGACGGTTGGAAAATGCTGACTTCATTTTTCCACATATCGAACTAAATAACCATTTTAATGATCACATGCATATAGATATTGAAtaatatgtataaaaataattaaaatataacgaTACCgatattcatttgtttgatggtttggtggcgttgaaaataatttatcagACATCTTTTTTGaatactttttcataaattattccttACTTCGTTTAGTTCAGTTTGAAATGGCATAATGTTTGTCGCTTTAGTACAGacaatttttaattgctaATTAGGAAATGGAAGAAGTTATTTTAGTAAATACGTTTTAATCTGGTccatatttatttacttttcatGTATAAACTTTTCATGGTACTACGGAAGAAGGTGTCATATTACAAAGATCATTAAATGCAATATGATTATTATCGTCAGAgcgataatttttttaagaaaatatcCTTATTTAGATACAATATATTAAAGTTTAAATTTCAGTTAAGTTTTAAGTTTAACTAATGTTgtatataaaaagaaaagaacaatcCTATATTTGAAGTTGTATTATACATCAAGTATCATTCattgtaaatgttttgttcaatGCTGTATCCtaacattttcaaatattgttaaaaattaaataaacaggTAAACTATTAGAAattggatttgttttcataAACTAAACAAGAATTGAATGGCAATGACGTCTAACTTATAATTACCTAAAAGCcttatttttaatgtgtagCATAtcgaagagataaaaaaaataagtcaagATGCTTTATAACCATATGAACAACACAATGTATGACAAACTTTGAAACACCCTTTAATATTTTGCGTTATATTAACAATCAATTTAATACATCATGCTCATAtatgcacaatattttttatgcaaaactaTTCTGCGCCAATGCTATAGGGCATTTTACCAATAATCTTTCTTGGATGATCTTTCCTGCTTCCGTTTACAAAAAGATGCAGACCTAATGGGCGAAGAAACGCTAAATTGAAACGACACCACAACCAGTTTTGCGGTTGCTTATATCACTTTCTTCGCATGTGTATCGTCGCACCTTTGTTCCGGAACGATCGCACAGCGTTTAATAgctttttagtttttgcttttgctgagcTCGGTTTACGAGTTTGCGGGCTGCAGATGGATATCATTCTGCTTCCTTTGGAGGGGCATGAACGTACGACAGGCATAGGGCTGATGGGTTTTTAAAAGACTCATCTGAATAATTTGCGACACTCCGCAACGGGACGGTGACGATCGGCTTTATAATCATCACCCAACGAAGGTGGAAGCATTCCACAAAGCAAGCTTTTTGCCGCACATCATATTTCTATGTCAGCGCCATTCGCCAGTACGGGAAATGAGGTGAAATTATGCCGTTTCACCGTGCGCGTAAAGAAACTATCTCAGGACGGAGGGCAAGATGGCATCAAACGACAACGTTCACGATGTGTTACGCTTCTTACCGGAACACACCCAAACAGGAATTCAATTGGATTGTACTGTTCGTGGACCGAGCTTAAAgaagatgacgacgacgatgatgatgtttgtgATGATGACGGTGAAAATAATGATAGTAGGAACGATCGTGTCGAGGATGATCGCCCAAGGAAGGAGACATCCGCTCCTGAAGATGTTGGGTCGATTTATGGGTCAGTCATTCTCCAGACTAAGTCAAGTTCAAACGCAACGTCAGTGCCGGATTTGCGTTGTTTGCCTACGGAGTTGTCGGGCATCGTGCGCATCCTCCGCGGGATAGTTGTGGTGCATTTGTTCAGAATTTTGAGATGTAGAGCTAACTCTTAATGTATAGTGTGTCATTATGAACGGTGATTTAATGAAGGAAGAGTtgcagtttaattttttttaactacaaATAAACTGTGAAGCGATGAAAGTTTAAGACAAATGTGCTAAGAACTGTGAAGGTGGTAGTTTGAAGTGTGTATTTGAAGGTGTGATCAATTTCGTACAATTTTGCATAAAGGAAATATCCTacgatttttcattctccaaAACGACTACGGCAAGctaatgagaaatttttaGTATAACAGTCGAAAGGTCAATTACAAAACCAACCAGCTCATGTATCATAATGAACTGTATGATAACGTTCTTTCCTCTGCAAGACAAGAAGATTGCTAGAGACAGTTTAGTGTCCATCGTATCGTTTAAACGAGCGtttcgttattattattttacagtTCCCTCCGTACAGTCTTCTCAATGGCCGGCCATCAAACCCGATTCAACGCTGATTAAATATACTAAAAACTCCTATAAATTGGACAATTACTCGGCAAGAATGGCGACAAATGATCAACAAGCGAAGGCAATAAATCGAATTGCGCCGTGTTCTTCGATGCAACGACTCCATATGACCTCCACAATGCACACGACATCGACAGTAAAGTGGTAAGTGGTAAattgaacattaaaaaaattggtcGATGCGGTGGAACATGTCATATTTTATGACTTTCTCCTCAATAAACACACTTTaaacggtttctttttttcttctttttaaaatgatttttatgctttgttttgaACTACATGAATAGAGAATGATTGCCTGATGTTATGTTAcagtataaattttaataaattcagtATTATTTACAAAGGAATGATCTTTctacataaaaatataactcGATGTAACCGAATGcaatgtgtttcgttttgcataATTAAGAACCATTGTTTGCAATGCACCAAAACTGCCtaacataaacaacaaacaaaacgctacGAAGGGTCAGGCACGGCAGTCGGAAGGCGTGTGAATGATTACCGCAAACAATTTTCTAACCAAAACAACAGTTACCTCACACCGCATCATTGCCGGGTGCCCGCCAGTGTCTGAAGACCGTTGGTGAAATGGTACAGCACGACGCCTCGTTGTATCAATTAAGTCAAgcggcttttgttttgttagattTTACGACTCTTTACGTGATTCCTCGCAGCTTTCGTTATGGTGCTCTGTGGTGGCCGTAGATTAGTTGTTGGTGCCCAGTGAATGCATTGGTTTTGTGGCACGTGCTTCCATCTATCGGTCTACACGTCTTCCTATCCGACCGGGCACGAACTAAAAGCgagaaatgaaagtaaaagtttCTTCCATTTGCTCTGCTCAGCCGAATAGCTTTCGTAACTTCCTTCACGCTACTTGCAAAATTCTGAGAATTTTAGATACtatgaaaatgataaatttttcatatttttatttgattttctttccatttttttagctTTAGCTGTTTCTGGACTTTTGTGTGGATTATGGTGATTTACCTAAGTTTTGCCTGTTGTATGGCCGTAGAAATCTCCTCAGAGGAACATTTGAATGACGTGGAACAACATGAGCTGATAAATAATACTCCGAACACCTTAAATCTTGATCTTCCACGTCCGATCGTAACAATCCCAAGGGATGATAATCTAACTCAATCCGATGCCTTGATGATATCGCCGAGACGGCACAAAACACGTCGAAAGGGTACTAGCACTGCAAGCAATGCTCGTcctaacaaaacgaaaaaaaggaaaaatgtcaTGCAGGTAGCATTACAAACAGCCGCTCGGAAAGGACTGGAAGCGATGATCGAGCTATATGATCGAGCCGAACCCAATCTGCTAAAACGAGGTacttgatttaaataaaaacaaattccctTCGGTGTATGTGTTTCATacgtttgtttaccattttagGAGCCATTTTGGATGCGAATGATCCGGGAGCATTGTTGGCACAGTTTAGCGCTTCCAACCAGACGGAAATGGATGCCAAAGCTGCGTACGCAACACTTGTCGCTGCAAAAACGTTCAAAGAAAGGTATATTACATGCATCTTATCGTTTTACTTTTCAAATGGATTCTTATTTAACAGTTATTAATACTTTTTCCACTAGCTCAATAAGGTTTTGGTGTAACACATTGATTTGCcgacatttttaaaaaatttacttAAAGTTGGTAATATTTACCTTAAGTTACAAAATGCTGCTGTTAACGTTctcattattttataattttcaagaaaaatCCGTATGTGcattctctctcgctctctgaggacatgccggtcatttctgTCTTATTcatcttatttttatcacgtagaTGGATAGTCAGAATTTGATACCCGTTTCTATAAATGTTGTATAAAGGTCCGTAACTAAGAAATAACAGTTTTTTAGAagaattatttcaaacatGATCATTTTTACATCATGGGTTACTTAGCATATTGCTCGTCGTTTTTGATgactttttgctgtttttctgATAATTTCTACATTACTAGTCAATAATCTTTGTCTTTTGAAACAACTCACGAATAAAACCGATATCTGTTACCGTCATATTATTGGAACTGCTGTTTTGATAGACCATCTGCCATCGAAAGGAACATTCAATTTGACATCGAAAGATGAAGCTAAGCCGTAAAGTAATCGGGTTCAATATATGAATTGGAGTCGGTAGCGTTCTCCAGTGATAATTTCTACAACTCATAATAGTTTATTCCTCTTTGGCGACCAGTTTATCTTCTTCGGACGTTTTCAGTCAACTCAACTTCAGTCAGTTTAATCgatacaaaacgaaacgaaaaaataataataataattggaGTGCCCTATGGTGGTCTATGTGATGaaggcgccggttccacacaaCAGGAGCGGGTATCAAATCTTATCCGGACCCGAGCAAGAACTTACTATCGGAGTGGTGGTGGTAAAAACAAGTCTTCATATGGGCCTGACCCTTccttaaaaaatgaatattattataataacAAGTTGTGCTATGAGCAAACTATTGTACATGCAGTAAAATGAGGTCTCTAAACAGATTTGATACAAAATATCTGAATGCTATGCATTTGCAGTTGTTTAGGTTACCGGAATCTCAAGAATTGACATCTAGTCCTAGTCCTAgtatttatgtttcttttttaatgtaagTTATAAGTATGCACCAATCTCTTACGAACCGAAACTCAACCAAGTCA
Proteins encoded in this window:
- the LOC125762420 gene encoding uncharacterized protein LOC125762420, with the translated sequence MSSNPCKHGDREKDQNNNFVNSTAHGGAGIDREARARRIASRTARDDLHQQMLRGARTQQHYHSQQHQQQQSGGSPRGDKDVAASAGCHGGGSQVTAKVMWGNVSAIKELREQEQNERQLGTRTAGRRQ